A window of the Vibrio fluvialis genome harbors these coding sequences:
- a CDS encoding glutamate-5-semialdehyde dehydrogenase, protein MDLTLMGKAAKDAAFQLATASTAQKNQALAIIADELEANAAQILAANAKDIQLGREAGLTDALLDRLLLNESRLNAIANDVRNVISLNDPVGSEIDSKVLENGMSLSRRRVPLGVVGVIYEARPNVTIDIAALCLKTGNASILRGGKETFFSNMELVKVIQSALEKAQLPAASVQYIEKPDRELVTQLLKLDDYVDMIIPRGGAGLHKMCKENSTIPVIIGGFGISHIFVDESADLDKSVDVIENAKVQRPSACNALDTLLVHEAIAQPLLEKLVAKLNGKVTFVAEPKAKALMSAATELRDAQAGDFDTEWLSYTLGVKVVRDVNEAIDHMREHNASHSDAIMTNSLVNAERFINSAGSAAVYVNASTRFTDGAQFGLGAEVAVSTQKLHARGPMGLEELTSYKWVGKANYLSRS, encoded by the coding sequence GTGGATTTAACCTTAATGGGAAAAGCGGCTAAAGACGCCGCTTTTCAACTCGCCACCGCCTCGACGGCACAGAAAAACCAAGCTCTGGCGATCATTGCTGATGAGCTGGAAGCGAACGCAGCACAGATTCTGGCGGCAAACGCCAAAGATATTCAACTGGGCCGCGAAGCGGGCCTGACCGATGCGTTGCTGGACCGACTGTTGCTGAATGAATCGCGTCTGAACGCGATTGCCAACGATGTGCGTAACGTGATCAGCCTCAACGACCCGGTGGGCAGCGAAATCGACAGCAAAGTGCTGGAAAACGGTATGTCGCTGTCGCGTCGTCGCGTGCCACTTGGTGTGGTCGGAGTGATTTACGAAGCGCGTCCAAACGTCACTATCGATATTGCCGCGCTGTGCCTGAAAACCGGTAACGCGTCGATTCTGCGTGGCGGCAAAGAGACCTTCTTCTCCAACATGGAACTGGTCAAAGTGATTCAGTCCGCATTGGAAAAAGCACAATTACCTGCGGCCTCCGTGCAGTACATCGAAAAGCCGGATCGTGAACTGGTGACGCAATTGCTGAAACTGGACGATTACGTGGATATGATTATTCCGCGTGGTGGTGCGGGCCTACACAAAATGTGTAAAGAAAACAGCACGATTCCGGTCATCATCGGCGGGTTTGGTATCAGCCATATTTTCGTTGATGAGAGTGCCGACCTGGATAAATCGGTGGACGTGATTGAGAACGCCAAAGTACAACGTCCGTCGGCGTGTAATGCGTTGGATACGCTGCTGGTGCATGAAGCGATTGCTCAGCCTCTGCTGGAAAAACTGGTGGCAAAACTCAACGGCAAAGTGACCTTTGTTGCTGAGCCAAAAGCAAAAGCGCTGATGAGCGCGGCGACTGAACTTCGTGATGCTCAGGCGGGTGATTTTGATACCGAATGGCTCAGCTACACATTGGGCGTCAAAGTGGTGCGTGACGTTAACGAAGCGATTGACCACATGCGCGAGCACAACGCCAGTCACTCCGATGCCATCATGACCAACAGCTTGGTGAACGCTGAACGTTTCATCAACTCGGCAGGCTCTGCGGCGGTGTATGTCAATGCATCGACGCGCTTTACTGACGGCGCGCAGTTTGGCTTGGGCGCCGAAGTGGCGGTATCAACCCAGAAACTGCATGCTCGCGGCCCGATGGGGCTGGAAGAGCTGACCAGCTACAAGTGGGTGGGCAAAGCGAACTACTTGTCACGTAGTTAA
- the gpt gene encoding xanthine phosphoribosyltransferase translates to MSRKFVITWDNMQKYCRELAELQMPAEQWKGILGVSRGGLVPAAILARELGIRYVDTVCISSYDHDHQRDMSVLKAPEHDGEGFLIVDDLVDSGDTARKIREMYPKAKFVTVCAKPAGRDLVDQYVVDIPQDTWIEQPWDMVLSYVEPVNRKQK, encoded by the coding sequence ATGAGTAGAAAATTCGTTATCACTTGGGACAATATGCAGAAGTACTGCCGTGAACTGGCTGAACTTCAAATGCCTGCAGAACAATGGAAAGGTATCCTGGGTGTAAGCCGTGGTGGCCTGGTACCAGCTGCGATTCTGGCTCGCGAACTGGGTATTCGTTACGTGGATACCGTGTGTATCTCGAGCTACGACCACGATCATCAGCGTGACATGAGCGTTCTGAAAGCGCCTGAGCACGATGGCGAAGGTTTCCTGATTGTTGATGACCTGGTAGACAGTGGTGATACTGCACGTAAAATTCGTGAAATGTACCCGAAAGCTAAGTTTGTGACTGTATGCGCGAAGCCTGCAGGTCGTGACCTGGTGGATCAGTACGTTGTTGATATCCCGCAAGATACTTGGATTGAACAGCCTTGGGACATGGTGTTGTCTTACGTTGAACCCGTCAACCGTAAACAAAAATAA
- a CDS encoding NCS2 family permease: MLERLFKLSENGTNVRTEIIAGVTTFLTMAYIIFVNPAILSDAGMDRGAVFVATCLAAAVGCFIMGLIANYPIAQAPGMGLNAFFTYVVVLGMGYTWQVALAAVFCSGVLFILLSLFKIREWIINSIPMSLRTGISAGIGLFLAFIALKNAGIVVDNPATLVSLGAITSLPAVLGALGFFLTIALVHRGVKGAVMIAILSITALGLIFGDVQWGGVMSAPPSIAPTFMQLDFSSVFEVGMISVVFAFLFVDLFDTAGTLVGVATKAGLIGEDGKIPRLNRALLADSTATSVGALLGTSNTTSYVESVSGVAAGGRTGLTAVVVGILFLLALFFSPLAGMIPAYATSGALFYVAILMLSGLVSIDWRDLTEAAPTVVTCLLMPLTFSIAEGISMGFIAYALIKLLSGKGRNVSLSVWVMAIIFAVKYILAA; this comes from the coding sequence ATGCTGGAAAGGCTATTCAAACTCAGTGAAAATGGCACCAACGTGCGCACTGAGATCATTGCAGGGGTCACCACCTTCCTGACAATGGCATACATTATTTTCGTTAACCCAGCGATTCTTTCAGATGCCGGAATGGATCGTGGTGCAGTCTTTGTTGCTACCTGTCTGGCAGCGGCGGTTGGCTGTTTCATCATGGGTCTGATCGCGAACTACCCAATTGCACAAGCTCCGGGTATGGGCCTGAACGCATTCTTCACTTATGTGGTTGTGCTGGGCATGGGTTACACCTGGCAGGTGGCACTGGCGGCGGTATTCTGCTCGGGTGTGCTGTTCATTCTGCTGAGCCTGTTTAAGATTCGTGAGTGGATCATTAACTCGATTCCAATGTCACTCAGAACGGGTATCTCTGCGGGTATCGGTCTGTTCCTGGCGTTCATCGCGCTGAAAAATGCCGGTATCGTGGTAGACAACCCAGCGACTCTGGTTTCTCTGGGTGCGATTACTTCTCTGCCTGCGGTACTGGGAGCTCTGGGCTTCTTCCTGACCATCGCGTTGGTACACCGCGGCGTGAAAGGCGCGGTAATGATTGCCATTCTGTCGATCACCGCTCTGGGCCTGATTTTCGGTGACGTGCAGTGGGGCGGCGTGATGTCGGCTCCGCCAAGCATCGCACCGACGTTCATGCAACTGGATTTCTCTTCTGTGTTTGAAGTAGGTATGATTTCAGTCGTGTTTGCCTTCCTGTTCGTTGACCTGTTTGATACGGCGGGTACGTTGGTTGGTGTGGCAACGAAAGCGGGCCTTATTGGTGAAGACGGCAAGATTCCACGTCTGAACCGCGCGCTGCTGGCTGACTCAACCGCGACTTCTGTGGGTGCTCTGCTGGGTACGTCAAACACCACTTCTTACGTAGAAAGTGTGTCTGGTGTCGCGGCGGGTGGCCGTACCGGTCTGACCGCAGTTGTGGTTGGTATTTTGTTCCTACTTGCATTATTCTTCTCGCCATTAGCGGGTATGATCCCAGCCTACGCAACATCAGGTGCGCTGTTCTATGTCGCAATTCTGATGCTTTCAGGCCTAGTCAGCATTGACTGGCGTGATCTGACAGAAGCGGCCCCGACGGTGGTAACCTGTCTTCTGATGCCACTGACTTTCTCAATTGCAGAAGGTATTTCAATGGGCTTCATCGCGTACGCGCTGATTAAGCTTCTGAGTGGCAAAGGTCGCAACGTATCACTCAGCGTCTGGGTGATGGCGATCATCTTTGCAGTCAAATACATTCTTGCCGCGTAA
- the nusB gene encoding transcription antitermination factor NusB yields the protein MGASVKPAARRNARQFALQAIYSWQITKDNVATIEEQFLSGGKYDEEEHHASEPALAAPETDVAYFRDLLAGVVLNHTELDSKLRPFVSRPMQDLDMMELALLRLAMYEMTRREDVPYKVVINEAIELAKVFAAEDSHKFVNGVLDKAAPHVRKKS from the coding sequence ATGGGGGCCAGTGTGAAACCAGCCGCACGTCGTAATGCACGTCAATTTGCGCTACAAGCTATTTATTCGTGGCAAATTACTAAAGATAATGTTGCGACTATTGAAGAGCAATTCTTATCAGGTGGTAAGTATGATGAAGAAGAGCATCATGCGTCTGAACCAGCACTTGCTGCTCCAGAGACTGACGTTGCATACTTCCGTGATCTTTTAGCGGGTGTAGTGCTTAACCACACAGAGCTAGACAGTAAATTACGTCCGTTCGTGTCTCGTCCAATGCAAGACCTGGATATGATGGAGCTTGCTCTGCTTCGCCTTGCAATGTACGAAATGACGCGTCGTGAAGATGTACCTTACAAAGTTGTGATTAACGAAGCGATTGAACTGGCTAAAGTTTTCGCTGCAGAAGACAGCCACAAATTTGTGAACGGGGTACTGGATAAAGCCGCACCTCATGTACGCAAAAAATCGTAA
- the proB gene encoding glutamate 5-kinase, with protein MKTNQQSGKVSQTVIVKLGTSVLTGGTLALDRAHMVELARQCAELKKQGHSVVIVSSGAIAAGREHLGYPALPNAISSKQLLAAVGQSQLIQAWESLFSIYGIKIGQILLTRADLEDRERFLNARDTINALVANDIIPIVNENDAVATNEIKVGDNDNLSALVGILCGADKLLLLTDQKGLFTADPRKDPNAELIKEVKTIDDTLRKIAGGSGTTLGTGGMATKLQAADIARRAGIEVIIAAGRAPNVIFDSLSETPQGTRFLPLEEALENRKRWILAGPAASGDIFIDEGAVRAVMTKGSSLLAKGVVRVQGEFSRGEVVRVTNGHGHLVARGIAAYSSHDLAKIAGKHSKVIIDILGYDYGSEVIHRDDMVVIQE; from the coding sequence ATGAAAACGAATCAACAAAGCGGAAAAGTTTCACAAACTGTCATCGTGAAACTAGGAACCAGTGTTCTTACCGGTGGTACGTTGGCGCTCGACCGTGCGCATATGGTCGAATTGGCGCGTCAATGTGCTGAGCTGAAAAAACAAGGTCACTCAGTCGTGATCGTGTCGTCTGGTGCCATTGCAGCAGGCCGTGAACATCTTGGTTACCCCGCACTGCCCAACGCGATCTCCAGCAAACAACTGCTGGCAGCCGTGGGGCAAAGTCAGTTGATTCAGGCTTGGGAATCGCTCTTTTCCATCTACGGCATCAAAATTGGTCAGATTCTGCTGACCCGTGCTGATCTGGAAGACCGTGAGCGTTTTCTTAATGCGCGTGACACCATTAATGCCTTGGTAGCCAATGACATCATTCCTATCGTCAATGAAAACGATGCGGTGGCGACCAACGAAATCAAAGTCGGTGACAACGATAACTTGTCAGCGCTGGTGGGTATTTTATGTGGTGCAGACAAATTATTGCTGCTGACTGACCAGAAAGGTTTGTTTACCGCCGATCCTCGCAAAGACCCCAATGCTGAGCTGATTAAAGAAGTCAAAACCATCGATGACACCTTGCGTAAAATTGCTGGCGGCAGTGGCACGACACTGGGCACTGGTGGTATGGCGACCAAGTTACAGGCAGCTGATATTGCACGCCGCGCTGGCATCGAAGTGATTATTGCAGCGGGCCGAGCGCCGAACGTGATCTTTGATTCGCTGAGCGAAACGCCACAAGGCACGCGCTTCCTGCCATTGGAAGAAGCGCTCGAAAACCGTAAACGCTGGATTCTGGCGGGACCTGCAGCTTCAGGTGACATCTTTATTGATGAGGGTGCGGTACGCGCGGTAATGACCAAAGGCAGCAGTTTGCTGGCCAAAGGCGTGGTACGTGTGCAGGGGGAATTTTCCCGTGGCGAAGTGGTGCGTGTGACCAACGGCCATGGCCATTTAGTGGCTCGCGGCATTGCTGCTTATTCTAGTCACGATCTGGCTAAAATTGCTGGCAAACACAGCAAAGTGATTATCGATATTCTGGGCTACGATTATGGCTCCGAAGTGATTCACCGCGACGACATGGTCGTGATCCAGGAATAG
- the ribBA gene encoding bifunctional 3,4-dihydroxy-2-butanone-4-phosphate synthase/GTP cyclohydrolase II: MPISTPQEIIDDIRQGKMVILMDDEDRENEGDLIMAAEHITPAAINFMATHGRGLICLTMTKERCRNLGLPPMVQDNNAQYTTNFTVSIEAAEGVTTGISAADRARTVQAAVAKDAKASDLVQPGHIFPLAAQDGGVLTRAGHTEAGCDLARLAGLEPASVIVEILNDDGTMARRPDLEVFAEKHDIKLGTIADLIEYRNNTETTIERVAQCKLPTEYGEFELVTYRDVIDNQIHFALKKGDPKTQTPLVRVHLQDTFTDLLRSDRSAERSWTLDKAMKRIGKEGGVLVILGNEESSELLLHRVKMFEQQDKGEAPAMAKKQGTSRRVGVGSQILADLGVSDMRLLSSANKKYHALGGFGLNVVEYVCE; this comes from the coding sequence ATGCCAATTAGTACGCCTCAAGAAATTATCGATGATATTCGCCAAGGTAAAATGGTCATCCTGATGGATGATGAAGACCGTGAAAACGAAGGCGACCTGATCATGGCCGCTGAGCATATTACCCCAGCCGCTATTAACTTTATGGCGACCCATGGGCGTGGCCTGATTTGTCTGACAATGACCAAAGAGCGCTGCCGTAATTTAGGTTTGCCACCAATGGTTCAGGATAACAACGCGCAATATACCACCAACTTCACCGTGTCGATTGAAGCGGCTGAAGGTGTAACCACGGGCATTTCGGCTGCAGACCGCGCGCGCACTGTGCAGGCGGCGGTGGCGAAAGATGCCAAAGCATCGGACCTTGTGCAGCCGGGGCACATTTTCCCGCTGGCGGCACAGGATGGTGGCGTACTGACTCGCGCGGGCCATACGGAAGCAGGCTGCGACTTAGCTCGTCTGGCAGGTCTTGAGCCAGCGTCTGTGATTGTTGAGATCCTTAATGATGACGGCACCATGGCGCGTCGCCCGGATCTGGAAGTGTTTGCTGAAAAACATGACATCAAACTGGGCACCATTGCGGATCTGATTGAGTACCGCAACAACACAGAAACCACGATTGAACGTGTTGCGCAGTGCAAACTACCCACTGAGTATGGTGAGTTTGAACTGGTGACCTACCGGGATGTGATCGATAACCAAATTCACTTTGCGCTGAAAAAAGGCGATCCGAAAACTCAGACTCCTTTAGTGCGCGTGCATCTGCAAGACACCTTTACTGACCTGCTGCGCAGTGATCGCAGCGCTGAGCGTAGCTGGACTTTGGACAAAGCGATGAAACGCATTGGCAAGGAAGGCGGCGTGCTGGTCATTCTGGGGAACGAAGAGTCATCTGAACTGCTGCTGCACCGCGTGAAAATGTTTGAACAGCAAGACAAAGGCGAAGCGCCAGCGATGGCCAAAAAGCAGGGCACATCACGCCGTGTTGGCGTTGGTTCGCAGATTCTGGCGGACTTAGGTGTCAGTGATATGCGTCTGCTGTCGTCTGCCAACAAGAAATACCATGCGCTGGGCGGTTTTGGCCTCAATGTGGTCGAATACGTCTGCGAATAA
- the frsA gene encoding esterase FrsA, whose amino-acid sequence MSEEISKNLSETLFQKHKQAKETSSLTQYMPSSQDFLEQKKEQDGYAWYRNLRRLQWAWQGIDPVEQEEVLARIASSKHSRTEERWLDTVMGYRSGNWAYEWTKLGMRHQARASQKQGEEAADEMFAASLCFSIAGYPHLKNDNLSIQAQVLANNAYTEASNLTKYVVKRLEFPYQNKKIVGHLHLSNTEKPQPVVIVSAGLDSLQTDMWRLFRDFLVKRDIAMLTIDMPSVGHSSHWALTEDSSCLHQAVLNQLNTLPWVDHFRVGLVGFRFGGNAMVRLSFLEPERIRACVSLGAPIHDVLVSPNKMKLMTKMYLDVLASRLGKSAVDIDSLSGQMMAWSLKVQGFLSSRRTKVPILAMGLEGDPVSPYSDNQLVAIFSQGGKAKQIKSKTITQGYEQSLDLAINWLEDELCR is encoded by the coding sequence ATGTCTGAAGAAATCAGTAAAAACCTTTCTGAGACTTTGTTCCAAAAGCACAAACAAGCCAAAGAAACGTCCTCTCTCACCCAGTACATGCCAAGCAGTCAGGATTTCCTCGAACAGAAGAAAGAGCAGGATGGCTACGCCTGGTATCGTAACTTGCGCCGTCTGCAATGGGCCTGGCAGGGGATTGACCCGGTTGAACAAGAAGAAGTTCTGGCCCGTATTGCTTCCTCGAAACACTCCCGTACTGAGGAGCGTTGGCTGGATACGGTAATGGGGTATCGCAGTGGTAACTGGGCGTACGAATGGACGAAGTTAGGCATGCGCCATCAGGCGCGCGCGTCGCAAAAGCAGGGTGAAGAGGCCGCTGATGAAATGTTCGCCGCATCGCTCTGTTTCAGTATTGCCGGTTATCCGCATCTGAAAAATGACAACCTGTCGATTCAGGCTCAGGTCTTGGCCAATAACGCGTACACCGAAGCGTCGAATCTGACCAAATACGTGGTCAAACGTCTCGAGTTTCCGTATCAGAACAAAAAAATTGTCGGTCACCTGCACCTTTCCAATACCGAGAAGCCGCAACCTGTGGTGATCGTCAGTGCCGGGCTCGATAGCCTGCAGACCGATATGTGGCGCTTGTTCCGCGATTTTCTGGTTAAGCGTGATATCGCCATGCTGACCATTGATATGCCTTCTGTTGGCCACAGCTCGCACTGGGCGCTCACGGAAGATTCCTCATGTCTGCATCAGGCCGTACTGAATCAACTGAATACACTACCATGGGTAGACCATTTCCGTGTCGGGCTGGTCGGTTTTCGTTTTGGCGGCAATGCGATGGTTCGCCTCTCGTTTCTTGAGCCGGAACGCATTCGCGCCTGTGTGTCGTTGGGAGCGCCAATTCATGACGTATTGGTTTCACCGAACAAGATGAAGCTGATGACCAAAATGTATCTGGATGTCCTGGCATCGCGCCTTGGCAAATCTGCCGTGGATATCGACAGCCTGTCCGGGCAGATGATGGCCTGGTCGCTGAAAGTACAGGGCTTCCTGTCCAGTCGTCGCACCAAAGTGCCGATTCTCGCTATGGGGCTGGAAGGCGATCCGGTGTCGCCGTACAGCGATAACCAGCTGGTGGCGATCTTTAGTCAGGGCGGAAAAGCGAAGCAAATTAAGAGTAAGACAATTACACAAGGATATGAGCAATCCCTCGATTTAGCGATAAACTGGCTGGAAGACGAACTCTGTAGGTGA
- a CDS encoding riboflavin synthase yields the protein MFTGIVEAVGTLTAITPKGEDITISVDAGKLDMGDVKLGDSIATNGVCLTVVEFNSHSYSADLSLETLKKSGFADYKVGDKVNLEKAMLPTTRFGGHIVSGHVDGVGEIVERNPVGRAIELWVAMPAELSKYVAEKGSITVDGISLTVNDLRKNAFKLTIVPHTTQETTIDHFQVGRKVNLEVDVLARYLERLLNGGRDEQPESRITMEFLQQNGFA from the coding sequence ATGTTTACTGGAATTGTCGAAGCTGTCGGTACGCTGACGGCGATTACGCCAAAAGGCGAGGACATCACCATCTCGGTCGATGCGGGCAAACTGGATATGGGCGATGTAAAGCTTGGCGACAGTATTGCAACCAACGGCGTGTGTTTGACCGTCGTTGAGTTTAACTCGCACAGCTATAGCGCTGATTTATCGCTGGAAACACTGAAAAAATCCGGCTTTGCCGACTACAAAGTGGGCGATAAAGTCAATCTGGAAAAAGCCATGTTGCCCACCACGCGTTTTGGTGGCCACATTGTGTCTGGTCATGTGGATGGCGTCGGTGAAATCGTTGAGCGTAACCCGGTTGGTCGTGCGATCGAACTCTGGGTTGCCATGCCTGCTGAACTGAGCAAGTACGTGGCTGAAAAGGGATCCATTACTGTCGATGGCATCAGCCTGACGGTTAATGATCTGCGCAAAAATGCCTTTAAGCTGACCATCGTGCCGCACACCACGCAAGAAACAACAATCGATCATTTCCAGGTTGGCCGCAAAGTAAATCTGGAAGTTGATGTACTGGCTCGCTATCTGGAGCGTCTGCTGAATGGCGGACGTGATGAACAGCCAGAGTCTCGCATTACAATGGAATTCTTACAACAAAATGGTTTCGCGTAA
- the crl gene encoding sigma factor-binding protein Crl → MSEVTKSPTHYRLLSAMKAIGPYLREGQCKEGFYLFDCLAFCVNDKKSPEKREFWGWWMELSPTSEGFEAKYHIGRYNLAGEWDTDKLPEHALPEVNRTQEEFHKKLEKTLKERFALSLSFHDQSIEFV, encoded by the coding sequence ATGTCAGAGGTGACGAAAAGTCCTACCCATTATCGTTTGTTGTCAGCAATGAAAGCTATTGGTCCTTATTTGCGCGAAGGACAGTGCAAAGAAGGGTTCTATCTGTTTGATTGCCTTGCATTTTGTGTAAACGATAAAAAATCGCCAGAGAAACGTGAATTCTGGGGATGGTGGATGGAACTGAGTCCGACGTCAGAGGGGTTTGAGGCTAAGTATCATATCGGACGATACAACCTAGCCGGGGAATGGGATACCGATAAGCTGCCTGAGCATGCGCTACCGGAAGTCAATCGAACCCAGGAAGAATTTCATAAAAAGTTAGAGAAAACGTTAAAAGAACGTTTCGCTCTGTCGTTATCTTTCCACGATCAGTCAATCGAATTCGTCTAG
- the ribD gene encoding bifunctional diaminohydroxyphosphoribosylaminopyrimidine deaminase/5-amino-6-(5-phosphoribosylamino)uracil reductase RibD, giving the protein MPTFTSFDYQMMSRAIKLAQRGRFTTAPNPNVGCVITQGESIVGEGFHFRAGEPHAEVHALRMAGEKSVGATAYVTLEPCSHYGRTPPCAEGLIKAGVARVVCAMQDPNPQVSGRGIQMLRDAGIDVQVGLLEADALALNPAFIKRMKTGMPFVQLKMAASLDGQTALANGRSQWITSKQARQDVQAYRAKAGAVLSTSQTVLADNASLSVRWAELPTGVQAEYLQEELRQPIRVILDRQHQLHGDLKLYAHDGAVLRVAGEQADVCVALDEHEQLNLAETLADLAKHHNINHIWVEAGATLAKSLLEQQLVDELILYLAPKIMGSDGRGLFGALGLTDMQQVLNLNIQDCRMVGPDIRVVATPELKDE; this is encoded by the coding sequence ATGCCTACATTTACCTCTTTTGATTATCAAATGATGTCCCGCGCGATCAAACTGGCTCAGCGCGGGCGTTTCACAACGGCGCCCAATCCAAATGTCGGCTGCGTGATTACCCAGGGCGAGTCCATCGTTGGCGAAGGTTTCCACTTTCGCGCAGGTGAGCCACACGCTGAAGTACATGCGCTGCGTATGGCGGGCGAGAAGTCGGTTGGTGCAACGGCGTATGTCACGCTCGAACCGTGTTCTCATTACGGTCGCACGCCTCCTTGTGCAGAAGGCCTGATTAAAGCGGGCGTGGCGCGAGTGGTTTGCGCAATGCAAGATCCCAATCCGCAAGTCTCCGGGCGTGGCATTCAGATGCTGCGTGATGCCGGAATTGATGTGCAGGTTGGCCTGCTTGAAGCTGATGCGCTGGCACTCAATCCTGCGTTCATCAAACGCATGAAAACAGGTATGCCATTTGTACAACTGAAAATGGCTGCCAGTCTGGACGGCCAAACGGCACTGGCCAATGGCCGCAGCCAGTGGATTACGTCAAAACAGGCTCGCCAGGATGTGCAGGCTTACCGTGCGAAAGCAGGAGCGGTGCTGTCGACCAGTCAGACTGTACTGGCTGATAACGCATCGCTGAGCGTGCGTTGGGCGGAGCTTCCGACTGGCGTACAGGCTGAGTATCTGCAGGAAGAACTGCGCCAGCCGATACGTGTCATCCTTGATCGCCAACACCAATTGCATGGCGACCTCAAGCTGTATGCTCATGATGGGGCCGTGCTTCGTGTCGCGGGTGAGCAAGCTGATGTCTGTGTTGCACTTGATGAGCATGAGCAACTGAACCTGGCTGAGACACTGGCTGATCTGGCTAAGCACCATAACATCAACCATATTTGGGTAGAGGCTGGCGCGACGCTGGCCAAGTCTCTGCTTGAGCAACAACTGGTGGATGAACTGATTTTGTATCTGGCACCGAAAATCATGGGCAGCGACGGACGCGGCTTGTTTGGTGCTTTAGGGCTGACCGATATGCAGCAGGTTCTGAATCTCAATATTCAGGATTGCCGAATGGTTGGCCCGGATATTCGCGTCGTGGCGACGCCTGAACTGAAAGATGAATAA
- the ribH gene encoding 6,7-dimethyl-8-ribityllumazine synthase encodes MKVIEGGFPAPNAKVAIVISRFNSFINESLLSGAIDTLKRHGQVSDENITVVRCPGAVELPLTAQRVAKTGKFDAIVSLGSVIRGGTPHFDYVCSEMNKGLAQVSMEFSIPVAFGVLTVDTIDQAIERAGTKAGNKGAEAALSALEMINVLSEIDS; translated from the coding sequence ATGAAAGTGATCGAAGGTGGTTTCCCAGCACCAAATGCAAAAGTTGCGATTGTGATTTCTCGTTTCAACAGTTTTATTAACGAAAGTCTGCTGTCTGGTGCCATCGACACTCTGAAACGTCACGGCCAAGTAAGCGACGAAAACATCACTGTCGTTCGTTGCCCAGGTGCAGTAGAGCTTCCTCTGACTGCGCAACGTGTTGCTAAAACCGGTAAATTCGACGCTATCGTGTCGCTAGGTTCAGTAATTCGTGGTGGTACGCCTCACTTTGACTATGTTTGTAGTGAAATGAATAAAGGTCTGGCACAAGTGTCTATGGAATTCAGCATTCCGGTAGCATTTGGTGTTCTGACTGTTGATACAATCGATCAAGCTATTGAACGCGCAGGAACCAAGGCTGGTAATAAAGGTGCAGAAGCTGCACTGAGCGCACTTGAGATGATTAACGTTCTTTCTGAAATTGATTCCTAA
- the nrdR gene encoding transcriptional regulator NrdR encodes MHCPFCSENDTKVIDSRLVADGHQVRRRRQCLACNERFTTFETAELVMPRVIKSNGNREPFDEDKMIGGLQRALEKRPVSADAIELAISTIKSKLRATGEREVPSKLIGNLVMEQLKELDKVAYIRFASVYRSFEDVREFGEEIAKLED; translated from the coding sequence ATGCATTGTCCTTTTTGTTCTGAGAACGATACAAAAGTGATCGACTCACGTTTGGTAGCCGATGGCCATCAAGTGCGCCGCCGCCGCCAATGTCTGGCTTGTAATGAGCGCTTTACCACCTTTGAGACCGCGGAGCTGGTGATGCCAAGGGTGATTAAATCCAACGGAAACCGTGAACCGTTCGATGAAGATAAAATGATTGGTGGTCTGCAACGCGCACTGGAAAAACGCCCGGTGAGTGCCGATGCGATTGAACTGGCCATCAGCACCATCAAATCGAAGCTTCGAGCGACGGGGGAACGTGAAGTCCCGAGCAAGCTTATCGGTAATCTGGTGATGGAACAGCTCAAAGAGCTGGATAAAGTTGCTTATATTCGTTTCGCCTCCGTGTACCGCAGCTTTGAAGACGTGCGGGAATTTGGCGAAGAGATTGCCAAACTCGAAGATTGA